Proteins encoded together in one Camelus dromedarius isolate mCamDro1 chromosome 11, mCamDro1.pat, whole genome shotgun sequence window:
- the CNPY2 gene encoding protein canopy homolog 2, whose amino-acid sequence MKGWGWLALLLGALLGTAWARRSQDLHCGACRALVDELEWEIARVDPKKTIQMGSFRINPDGSQSVVEVPYARSEAHLTELLEEVCDRMKEYGEQIDPSTHRKNYVRVVGRNGESSELDLQGIRIDSDISGTLKFACESIVEEYEDELIEFFSREADNVKDKLCSKRTDLCDHALHISHDEL is encoded by the exons ATGAAAGGCTGGGGTTGGCTGGCCCTGCTTCTAGGGGCCCTGCTGGGAACTGCCTGGGCTCGGAGGAGCCAGGATCTACACTGTGGAG CTTGCAGGGCTCTGGTGGATGAACTAGAGTGGGAAATTGCCCGGGTGGATCCCAAGAAGACCATTCAGATGGGCTCTTTCCGAATCAATCCAGATGGCAGCCAGTCAGTGGTGGAG GTGCCTTATGCTCGCTCAGAGGCCCACCTCACAGAGCTGCTCGAGGAGGTGTGTGACCGGATGAAGGAGTATGGGGAACAGATAGACCCTTCCACCCACCGCAAGAACTACGTGCGTGTAGTGGGCCGGAATGGAGAATCCAGTGAACTGGATCTACAGGGCATCCGAATTGATTCAGACATCAGCGGCACCCTCAAGTTTGCG TGTGAGAGCATTGTGGAGGAATATGAAGATGAACTCATTGAATTCTTTTCCCGAGAGGCTGACAATGTTAAAGACAAACTTTGTAGTAAGCGAACAG ATCTCTGTGACCATGCCCTGCACATATCGCATGATGAGCTATGA